The Porites lutea chromosome 11, jaPorLute2.1, whole genome shotgun sequence genome contains the following window.
CTTGTGAGTTAGCCCTCcttttttcgcttccatctttccccttttccccagaaacgcctgatactcaggctacttGTGAGTTTGTCTTTTAGCTTATTTGTGACTTCTTCTTACTCTGAACTCGACaaaaatattcgtcaaatggaaATGAAATTGCGAAAAGGAGACAAACTGTTATACTCGCATGTCCAGAAATCTCGCACGTCAAACTTCGCGCTACTTACATTCCGATTGTTTCGCAATGGTTTTAACCGCTGGTTTTTACTGTGATTCCTGGGCTCATAATGTTCGGAAAGTTCGAGTGGTCAAATACATAGTTGTCTATTGTCAAATAAAAGCCGCTGATCAAAAATATTGCCACAAACAATAATGGCGCCGAAAACTCAAAGAAACAAGCTTTCGAGCAAGAGGTTTTGGAGACAATTGAGATGATTTTTGGCCAAGATACTGTAGAGCGAAGGTCTTGGATTTAAGCCATGTAGTAGAAGCGTATTTACCGATAGAATGAACTCCAAATTGTTTAAACGTGGGAAGGAAGAATATactttttcagtggacaaaaaaacTACGAGAGAAAGATAAGACTTTGTACTTGAAGTTTTAAACGGAAGGTAAGGGAGTTTCCCAGCGGAATTGTCATTAATTACTAAAAAGAAGAGGTTAGTCAAGGCGGCAGTGCTCCATTTGCAATATAATCATATGCAAGAAACAGGtaattttttcgtatttttatttccattctgGGAAGCTCGAGATTAATTGAAGATAGGAGTTTAAATTTGTCAAAACTAAGATCTAAATAAGTCAACCTTTCAGTTTCAATCGCGTCCTAGTGTTTAGGTATATCACACGACATGCTGtattgcaaattattttacttatcccacatttctttgtaaaatttccaTTGTTTACTGTTGTAATTTTTTCTAAGTGTCCACTGCTACCGCGGGTGTGTGAAATTAGATGGCCATGGAAGAAATAAAATGTTATTAATATCAAGGgtattttttgattttcaacaaCCTGATGAAGGGCTGAGTTTTTTTACAATCTTCAAGCTCTTCGCAAGTATTTGTTATCCATTTGTCTTTTTGTAATGATAAATGAAGTGGATGCTTTATTAGGAGACTTTGACAGGGACCGGTGCAGGGATTTTTGATAGAGGGGTTCTAGATGTATGCTCAGTGGTGAGATAGAACCTCCCCTAAGCGGGCCTCTGTGCGACCAGCAGAATTGTCCACTGAGGAGAGCTGTACGCATAAGAAATGTTATGTGGAGTCTGCGTCTAATGGGGTGCTTTTAACTCGCCTCGGCAATTAAAGGCACCTGACTTTGGGTCTGACTGCTATGCCATTCTAATGAGCAGAGGGTGGGCTGACACTACCCCAGTGTTATGGCTATGTGCCAAAGCTACTAACCGCTCAGTCAGTAGGCTCCGTGGCTTGGTGCCAACCTGGTTCCCAGGgtgcttttccctggctttggaggtggggtccaaagccagggaaaagtgccctggggatgaggttgggTTGGTGCCTGAGTGTGTCACTTGTTTTATAAGGTTTGTCCTGAAAATGCAGAAACAGAAACACTGATTTTTTATGTATCTTTTATTCAGGGAGAGGAAATCAATGTCCATCCTTGGTACCTCATGCTTCCTGCTGCCATCTCTTGTTCATTCACTTTCATGTTGCGCGTCGCTACTCCACAAATGCAATTGTATTTGCTGATGGACACCTCAAAGTCAAGGACATGGTATGTAACATAGATTGCAATCAAAGAGGTTTTCTATTgactactcattaaaatttggTGTCGCCTTAATCCATTACAGTGCCGACCAAAATAAAGCCAATGGTTCTTGGGATGGTCTTTCATAAAGGTCCCATTCTTTGGAACTTTATGACGGTGTTTGCTTCACTGTCTTTGTCATTAGTTTATTGAATTCCTAGTTACTATCATGGCTCCTTTGCTTTTGCATTGGAATGTTTTGTGACTGGCTGCTAGAAGAATCACACCATGgtgttaaccaatcagaaatccAGCCAAAGCAAATCATAACTTGTATGCACGTCGCATTTTCCTACCCTTAGCACCTCCTAGCCATTTGATTGGTTCATTGCATATGAATTGTCTATGCTTGCTGTTATTGGCCAGGTTAATAAAAAATCTCACTAAagcaaaggtaaaattaaaatacaCTCTAATGAAAACTGGCCCAGTCGCAAAGTCAACTGAGAAATGATTCAAATACGACTCTTTTCTTTCGTCAGGCAAAAGCTGGTATTGTAATGAATCTCCTAGCCGTGACGGTGCTGATAATTTGTGTCAGTACCTATGTGGTCCCTATGTTCAACTTAAAAACTTTTCCAGACTGGGCTGGAAATGCTGGAAAAGCAGGAGGAGGCTCTGGCACCAGCTCTAATGTCACGCTTGTATGTCACAATGTGACAACTGCAATCGCTAACCTCACCTCATCATAGCGTGCACGCGCCTCTTTCATGACAATCAAACACGTGATAGTTTATTGCAGCGATGAACACACGGAAATATCATTGCTGCCATTTGCAATATTGAATTCAGTATTTGAAATGAGGGGTACTTTGGTAATTTTGTATTTTGAGAAAGGACGATATCGCTTCTTTGTTCCCGCTAGATTGCAAATTGAATGATTTGTACGGATGTAAATAAGCTATCACTAGTGTTTAGTGTGAATTTTTAAATAaccatatttgatatgaatagGTGATATATGTCTTGTTTGATTTTGGGGGAGCTGTTGTTAGTAATTAGTAGTTTTATCCGTATATTATTATCGTGTAATTATATGTAAAAAATCTCTTGAGccaggaaaacaaaaatgtttctgTTATAACTAAGTACTTTAATGGAAAACAATCCGTTTAATACACTATCCCTTTTTTTACCTTCTTCATTCTTTCAATCCCTTTCATACTTTAATACTGTAATTACTATTCATCTATTACTATTTTTAGAGGTATATAGAAGATTTGCCTTTTAATTACAAGAACTGTAGCTCTTTCAAGGTTTACGCAGAAACACAACTACGTGATTCTGTATTTTAGTAAAAGGCTGGCAAAACTAACAACAAGGGTGGTTAAATTAAAAAGTCACCATGATACCTATAGGCTGGATTAGTAAGAGCCTGTTATGCCCCTGCTTTCTTTGTTtggagaaggaaagaaaactgaCTCTCTCAAATGGCTCAGTGTAAATCCAGCCTCTataaaaagtcatttcaacaAGACGTCAAGTCACAAAGAGTAAATCGCGTCAAAATTTTACAGGATTTTGAATATATTAAAAAGGCTAAACTTCTTAGTCTTCTTTCGACTAAAAGATATCTTAAACCAAGAGATGCTAAAACATGACTCTTACTGTAAAAAAAAGGGATTGAAATCCCAATGCAAACCCTTCCAACTCCAACAGAAGaggtttttaaagttttatgaaCCCTGTTTGATTTGGTGCAAACAAGAAGAGTCTGCCAATGGTAGTTTTCACGGGTCCTTTTCTCGACGTTTCagcttagcctgttccaggctccgagatagtcgggtctgCGAAATTGAGAAAGGGTGAACACGGAAATACTTACTCGttatccctactatctgagaacctggaacaggctacgttAAGCTAAAGAATATGAAAACAGCTCGTGTTCAATACTTGAATGgtatacataaaaaaaaatccaatctCAAGAACTAATTCGTTATTCCATCTAGTGGTTTAAGGTTTTCTGAGGCCTAATTCCTCCACCAGCGGCTTTAATGTTTGTATGGGTACCCTGAGGAAAGTCATAGAGTCACAAGTGCCTGGGCTCAACACATTTTAGAAACACCCTACAGACGTGTTCGTAACGATGGTCTAAAATAACGGTATTAATTGAGTTAAATCGGAAGGAAAGACGAAACTTTAGTTAAGAAAATCCTTGTGATTCTATCTCACGAAGAGAACAATCCTAAAGAAGAAGTCTTTTTGCTGAGAATTAAATTTAATTacacaataaacaaaatattcattTCCAATGAGCATAGGGGAAGTTCAGGGAGACGACTCCTGGGGGGTGAGACCTTTTAAACGTGGGATGATCAGAATGCAATAAACATCCTCTCGGAGAGACGACGGGCCTCGCCGACCCTTTGCTGTCCTTTTCGGGTCAAGAAAGCTGCGGGTTGTTAAGGGTGGCTATGTGATCCTACTCTGACCAAGTTTTTTAGCTAATGTAGCTACCTCATTATATAGTCAGAAACTAAAAACGGTTTTTAAAAGGGGTTGTTCGACACGTTGTAGTAAATACCCCATTTAGTCAATTTTTGAAATCGCGATATCAACTTAGCATCGGGAGTGGAAGCGGAATCATGAATCATAGTTACAAAACACGTAAGAATCATAtgctttgttttaaaaacttggGAATCATGAATAACGAGACTCTGAGAAAAGCTCAGCATAATACACGTATGAATGAATTACGTTCGATCAGGGAATGCAGGATATGGCGTTTCCAAGAGTccaattttcaaaacatttttcctgGGGAACATGCTCCCGGACCCCCCTATATCAGCAATTCGTGCATTCAGGGCTGACAATCCGCTTGTTTCTCCAATAACCTTGTGTTAAGTATTCAGTTACAAAAAAACTCCATGCCAAGACAAAACGAATGATTATGCCAAGTCTGAATGAAGGAGAAGTTTGAACACCAAAGAGTACAAAACGAGACTAAGTTGCACCTGAGAAAATCATCAAGTCAATAGGTGATGATCAGAAGTTTTCGTGAATGATGAATCTGAATTCTTGTAGGAATCATGAATCATTAAGGCAAAAACGACAGGAATCATGAATATCAAGATTCAAATGATTCCGCTTCTACCCCCGAAACTTAGCACCTGGAATTCTCATTGGGCCACTTAGTACTGTGATAGTTAATAGCTTCAATTCTCCTCAGTATACATCTGGTTATTCATGAGCGTCAACGTATAAACCGGACAAGGTACAGTAACAAAACCAAAACCTAATACGACTCGTTTTGGTAAGACTGAAAGTGAAAAATACTAATTAATAGGTTTTATATGGTAAACAGGGTTTTGGTAACAACTTTTTCTCCTTTACCGTTTTCTGATTGTTCTTATTACACAGTACATTCATTTTCTTCTCGGCTAATTACCATATATGTTGCTGGCATTCTAACCAACGTGACAGGCGGAAGAGTAAACATCAGCCTACTagtactgctgctgctgctgctgctgctactactactgctgctgctgctacta
Protein-coding sequences here:
- the LOC140951949 gene encoding solute carrier family 13 member 1-like; translation: MQETGRGNQCPSLVPHASCCHLLFIHFHVARRYSTNAIVFADGHLKVKDMAKAGIVMNLLAVTVLIICVSTYVVPMFNLKTFPDWAGNAGKAGGGSGTSSNVTLVCHNVTTAIANLTSS